One window of Quercus robur chromosome 12, dhQueRobu3.1, whole genome shotgun sequence genomic DNA carries:
- the LOC126709516 gene encoding phosphoglycerate mutase-like protein 1 isoform X2, whose product MSITIIYSTPSSTAALNSSFVSLPTTLTSISYKLLSSSRPHRSFRLRTTLPPPILCASSSLSVSDMDATGGQSLYPLHRTKTLHLVRHAQGIHNVEGEKDHDAYLSYDLFDANITPLGWKQVDNLRKHVHACGLSKRIDLVVVSPLLRTMQTAVGVFGGEAYTDGINVPPLMAANTGKSGRPAISSLNSPPFVAVELCREHLGLHPCDKRRSITEYRPLFPAVDFSLAKNDDDILWMPDIRERDEEVAARGQKFLKWLWTRKEKEIAIVSHSGFLFHTLSAFGNDCHPSVKSEICTHFANCELRSVVIIDRSMIGSDSSTTNYPGKIPSGLDLPSD is encoded by the exons atgAGCATCACCATTATTTATAGCACTCCTTCTAGTACCGCAGCTTTAAACTCCTCGTTTGTCTCTCTCCCAACTACTCTCACTTCCATTTCTTATAAGCTCCTTTCTTCTTCACGACCACATCGTTCTTTTCGTCTTCGAACTACACTTCCACCTCCAATTCTCTGCgcctcttcttctctctctgtttcag ACATGGATGCCACCGGAGGTCAAAGCCTCTACCCATTGCACCGTACTAAAACTCTTCACCTG GTAAGGCATGCCCAAGGGATTCACAATGTGGAAGGAGAAAAGGACCATGATGCATACTTATCTTATGATCTCTTTGACGCAAACATTACCCCACTTGGTTGGAAACAG GTTGATAATTTGCGCAAGCATGTTCATGCGTGTGGACTTTCCAAAAGAATTGATTTAGTTGTCGTTTCCCCTTTGTTAAG GACCATGCAAACAGCAGTTGGTGTCTTTGGTGGTGAAGCCTACACAGATGGCATAAATGTACCTCCTCTAATGGCGGCAAATACAGGGAAAAGCGGCCGTCCTGCAATTTCAAGTCTAAATAGCCCACCATTTGTTGCAGTAGAGCTTTGCCGAGAACATTTG GGACTTCATCCATGTGATAAGAGACGAAGCATTACTGAATATCGCCCTCTCTTTCCTGCAGTTGATTTTTCTCTGGCAA AAAATGATGATGACATCTTGTGGATGCCTGACATTAGAGAGCGGGATGAAGAAGTTGCTGCTAGGGGACAGAAGTTTTTGAAATG GTTGTGGACACGTAAAGAGAAGGAGATTGCAATTGTCAGCCACAGTGGATTCTTGTTTCATACCCTTAGTGCTTTTGGAAATGATTGTCATCCATCTGTGAAGAGTGAAATATGCACGCA CTTTGCCAACTGTGAGCTTCGTTCGGTGGTGATCATTGATAGGAG TATGATCGGGTCAGATTCCTCAACAACTAACTATCCTGGAAAAATACCCAGTGGACTTGATCTTCCCAGTGATTAG